The Desulfovibrio subterraneus nucleotide sequence CCCCATGCCTCCCAAGCCGCCCTTCCAGGCTGCGTTCCTGCCTGACGGCTGGCAGCAGATGCAGAGCCTCATTCCCCATTTCTTCTTCTATCAGGAAACACGCATGGTCTTCCTCGGCTCCGCGCTGTGGGAGCAAGGACTTTCTTCCAGCAAAGACGTGGAAACGCGCTACTTCAACCTGGCCGTATTCCCCGGTTCATGGAACCCCTTCACCCCCACCACGGCCGCAGCAAACCTTACCAAGACGCTTGATGAATCCGGCCTTGGCAAACCCGACCTCTGGGTCGGCCTCGGATACGACTTCGTGCGCTTTGCCTCGCTGCTCGGCTCACCCGAAGAAGCGGTTTCCGCCGACGACATGAACCAGCGCATCCAGACCGCGCAGGCCATGGACTGGAGCATTGCTCCCATCCACTGGACGCCGGAAGGCCGCGCCTCGCAGAAGATGTTCCTGTTCACGCCTTCCAGCGCCGGATTCGAGCCGCTTGATCCTGCCAGCTTCCGCGAGAAGCTGGAGCAGATCCGCCAGCGTCACGAAGAACGCGTGAAGATGCTGGAAGAGGAATATCAGAAGAAAATCAAGGGCTGATACCGTCCCGCTCACGGCCAGCCCAATGCGGAGTACCGGACGCCCTGCATTCCGACAGCCCCGCAGAGAACTTTGGATACGAGGAGATCATTCCATGAAAATATCGCCTGAGCGCGTAGCAGAAATCGCCAAACTGGCGCGCCTTGAACTGGACGAGGACAAGCTGTCACTGTTTGCCGGTCAGTTCGAATCCATTCTCAACTACATGGAAACGCTCAACGAGCTGGACACCAGCGACGTTGAGCCGCTCTACAGCCCCGTGATGCACAGCACGGTCCTGCGTGACGACGTTGCGGCCAAGACAGCCGAACGGGATGCCGTTCTTTCCAACGCACCCCAGACCGACGGGCAGTTCTTTGTCGTGCCCAAGATCGTCTAATACGCCGGAGACTCAGTAGAATGTCTGACCTGTATACCAAATCACTTTCCGAGATCCGCACCCGTCTTCTTGCCCGCGAGGTATCCGCGGAAGAAGCCGTGTCCTCGTGCCTTGCACGCATTGACGCGACCGAGCCCAAGATTCAGGCCCTGCTCAACCTGCAGCGCGAAGAAGCCCTTGCCACGGCAAAGGCCATGGACGCAGCCGGCCCCGATGCAGACAAGCCTCTCTGGGGCGTTCCCGTTACCGTGAAGGACGTGTTGTGCACCAAAGACGTGACCACGACCTGCGGATCGAAAATTCTGGGCAACTTCAAGCCGTTCTATGATGCCTATGCCGTACGCAAGCTCAAGGAAGCAGGCGCTGTCATCATCGGCAAGACCAACATGGACGAATTCGCCATGGGGTCTTCCACCGAAAATTCCGCCTTCCACCCCACCCGCAATCCGTGGGATCTTTCCCGCGTGCCGGGCGGTTCTTCCGGCGGTTCCGCAGCATCCGTGGCTGCTTCGCAGGCTTTCGGCTCGCTGGGTACGGATACCGGCGGCTCCATCCGCCAGCCCGCTTCCCTGTGCGGCTGCGTGGGCATGAAGCCCACCTACGGCCGCGTTTCCCGCTACGGCATGGTCGCCTACGGTTCCTCGCTGGATCAGATAGGCCCCATGACCCGCACTGTGGAAGACAACGCCCGCATGCTGCAGGTAATCGCCGGCCATGATCCCAAGGATTCCACCTGTTCCGAACGTGCCGTGCCCGATTATCTGGCAGCGCTCGGCCGCGACAGCCTGAAGGGTGTCCGCATCGGCCTGCCCGCAGAATTCTGGGGCAAGGGGCTTGATCCGGAAGTTGAGGCCGCCTGCGCCTCTGCCCTGAACCAGCTCAAGGACCTCGGTGCCGAACCGGTGGAAGTTTCCCTGCCGCATTCTCCCTACGCCATTGCGGTGTACTACATCGTGGCCATGGCTGAAGCCAGCTCCAACCTCGCCCGCTTCGACGGCGTGCGCTACGGCTACCGCGATGCCGATGCCGACGAACTGCTCGACATCTACGTGAAATCCCGCAGCAAGGGCTTTGGCGATGAAGTGCAGCGCCGCATCATGCTCGGCACCTACGTGCTTTCTTCCGGCTATTACGATGCTTACTACCGCAAGGCCGCTCAGGTACGCCGCCGCATCCGCGAAGACTACGAAAAGGCACTCAGCCAGTGCGACGTGCTCTGCGGACCTGCATCCCCGGTTTCCGCTTGGAAGGTGGGTGAACTTACGGATGATCCGCTGAAGATGTACCTCATGGACATCTACACCATCTCGCTGAACCTTGCGGGGCTGCCCGGCCTGTCGCTGCCGGTGGGACTCGGCAAGGACAGCGGAATGCCCTTGGGCCTGCAGCTTCTGGGCAAGGCCTTTGACGAGGCGACCATCTACTCCGTTGCGCACGCACTGGAAAAGGTCACCCCGTCCATCGGCACCCCCGCCGGACTGTAACAGGCAAAACCTTCATATATACTGCAGGCGGGAAAGCACCATTGCTTCCCCGCCTGTTTCCGTTAGAATATCCGGACCGGAACAACCATCAGCAAACCATCATATGGCCCCTTAAGACCATATTCAGGACTCGCACCATGACCATTGCGGTAGCCATAAGCGGCGGCACTGATTCCATGTTCGCCCTGCTTTCCCTGAAAGAACAGGGTCATAACGTCATTGCCCTGCATGCGCACTTCCTGCCCCGCAGCGAGGAACGCGAGCAGGCACTTGCCGCCATGTGTGAACAGCTTGATGTTCCCTTCCACGCCGTGGACCTGCACGACGAGTTTGAACGGTGCGTGGTGCTCCCCTTTCTGGATGAATATGCCAAGGCGCGTACCCCCAACCCCTGCGCGCTCTGCAACGCCCGCATGAAATTCGGCGCACTGTGGCGCGAAGCGGAAAAACTGGGGGCCACGCACATCGCCACCGGTCATTATGCCGTGCTGCATGAGCACCCCGCATACGGGCGCATACTTTCACGAGGACAGGATGCCACAAAGGACCAGAGCTACTTCCTGTCGCTGGTTTCGCCTGCCGCACTGGCTCGGGCAGTCTTCCCTCTCGGCACATGGACCAAGGAAGCGGTAAAGGCGAATCTGGCGCAACGGGGACTCATCCCCCCCTACCCCAGTGAAAGTCAGGAAATCTGCTTTGTGCCGGATGACGACTACCGAGCCTTTCTGCGCAGTAGGCCGGTAGCCCTGCACGGCAAAGGCCCCATGGTCACGACGGATGGCGAACGGGTGGGAACCCACGAAGGGCTGTGGCAATACACGGAAGGACAACGCAAAGGGCTGGGCATTGCATGGAAAGCCCCGCTCTACGTAGTGGGCAAGAACGCCCGGACAAACACGCTGGTTGTCGGAGAAAAAGAAACACTGGCATCAGCCGGATGTGCGGTGACAGACCTCAACCTGCTGGTGCCATATGAGAAGTGGCCGTCCGAACTGCTTGTACGCATCCGATACCGGCAACAGCCGCTCCCGGCGACCGTGACCATGCAAACCGGTCCCGAATCTGTGCGCACCATGACCGTGCATTTCGACACGCCACGCACGCCCCCGGCCGCAGGGCAGATATGCTGCGTCTACGATACGGAACAGAATGTTCTTGCAGGTGGTATCATCGACCGTGCGTTGTAGCTGCCGCTGCAATCACGCCGTTCTTGGTGTACCCAGCAAATCTTCCATCATATCCAGCAACATGGTCTGATTCAGGGGCTTTTCAAGAAAACCGTCCGCACCAAGCAATGTCGCTGTCTCACGAGCATTAGACAGGCTCAGGTAAGCTGCTCCCGAAGTCATGGCCACAATGCGCACCGCCGGAAACTCCTTACGCAGCTGCATAATGGTCTGCAAACCATCCTGCTCGGGCATGAACAGATCGGTGATTACCAGATCAGCGCCATGGTTGCGCATGGCCTGCATCCCCTCGATACCATTTCCGGCGAGCACCACCTGATACCCGCCTTTCTTCAGAACGACCTGCAGCAACTCGCGCACGAGTGCGTCGTCTTCCATGACAACCACACGATTGGGTGCCAAAGCAATGTTGAATGTGCCCCCCATAACCTCACCTTCAGGCTCCTACGGCAGCCTGTTCCTGCGGAGCAGTCTCCATGTTTTCACGCCTGCGGAACCCGGCACTGCCGGGAGCCGGAACCAGATCATAGCCGAACTGCCTTGCCATGTAGATGAGGGGATCGACGTTGCCGGTCTGCCTCATGATTTCCATAAGCGTTTCCACACCGAGCTTGGCGCCCGTATCGTATGGATTTACTTCCCTCAACAGCGTGGAATACGACTTCCCCACTTCTTTTGCCAACGCCTTGGCAGGAACATGGCTATTCAGCACAACGTGATGAACAATGCGAGATAAATCATTAAGCATGTGATCCCTCCTGTATGCCATCCTGCAAGGATACAAAATGCATACCATAAGAGAGGGCTTGCATAACTTACAATATTCGCGGGCTCCCGGACATTGTTGTACCAATTCCGGACCGCGATGCGACACTACAATTTAAAATGTAAACATTAAGTTTACACTTAAACATCATACATTCTCTGAATCCATGCGCCAGGTCCTGCTTATACCGTGCTTGCGGAGCATGGTATACAGCCTCTGGCGGGAGACACCGGCAATCCTGCTGGCTCGGGAGACATCTCCCCCCGTCTGCCCCAGAAGTCTGAGAAGATAGGTGCGCTCTGCCGCATCCAGCACCTGATCCCGAAACGCTTTCCATTCACCAAGTGTCTCCCCCTCATTCGGCACGCCGCAGGGTAAGGAAACGGCATCCGGCGCATCATGCACGTCGCGGAACGGAGACTCCTCGCCGAGTTGATAGTATTTTTCCGACCATCTTTTAACGGATTCGTCCGGCCCCCCGGCCACACGGGACCGTGCCACGGCTACACGCACACTGCTCGGCAGATGTTCCGGCAGCAGTTCAGGGGAAAAACGCCCGCGAATGACGCTCTGGTCGGTAACATGCAGCAATTCGCGCACATTGCCCGGCCACGGATAGGCGAGCAACTCGCCGAGAAAGGCATTGTTGAGCTGCTTCCGCGGAAAACCATACCGTTGACACGCCTTGTCCGCAAAATGCCGCACCAGTTCTGAAAGATCATCCATCCGCTCTCGTAGTGGAGGCAGATGGATATGCATGGCCTGCAGGCGGAACAGCAGGTCTTCCCTGAATGTCCCCTTATGCACCATGGCAGGAAGAACCCTGTTGGTCGCGGCAACCAGACGAAAATCGCTATGCACTTCGCGCCCTCCGCCCACCGGCCTGAAGCGCTGTTCTTCCAGCACACGCAGGAAAGCCCGTTGCTGCGGCATGGCCAGCTCACCAACTTCATCAAGGAAAAGCGTTCCGCCGTGTGCCTGCATGACCAGCCCGTCGCGGGGGCGGTCGGCGCCTGTAAAGGCACCGCGAGCATGCCCGAAAAGCTCGCTCTCAGTGAGCGTTTTTGCAATGGCCCCGCAGTCCACAGCAATAAAGGGACCGGCAACCCGCTGGCTGTTGCGGTGTACGGCGCGGGCAAAGAGTTCCTTACCTGTCCCGGTTTCGCCGGTAATAAGAACAGGCGCTTCACTTGAAGCCGCTTCGGACAGCAGCCTGAAACAACGCTGCATGGAAACACTGTTGCCCACAATGCCGAATCGTTCGGGTTCCGTAAGCTGGCAGGCTCCTTTACGATAAGCCAGAGCGCGTTGCACGGCTTCCCTCACCGAGGCAAGGGAGGTCGGCTTGCTGATGTAGTCGAGTGCGCCGCTGGTAATGGCCAGTTCCGCACCGTCCGCATGCCCGTCGCCGGTAATGATGATAATCTCCGGCGCTCCTTCGGCGGCAGAGATTTCAGGAATAAACCTGAGGCCGTTACCATCCGGCAGGCCCACATCCAGCAGGACCAGATCGAACCGCTGTCTTTCGAGAGCATCTCGTCCATGCGCCATGGAGCCCGCCCCCTGCGCTTCATGGCCGTCCAACTGCATGGCGGAAAGGAGCATCTCCCTGAAGAGGGCGTCATCTTCTATGATAAGAATACGGGCCATTGTTACCTTATCCCTGCATCTACCCTGTAAGTAGCAATTTCAGACCCTGCTGTCCTGTCGGACCGGGGCAACAGCAGGCGGACCATCGTTCCCTTTTCCGGCGATGACTCCACAAAAAAATTCCCATTATGCAGCCAAGCGATTCCCCGCGCCAAAGACAGCCCAAGTCCCTTTGCCCCTTCTGATTCACGTGTGGTAAAATAGGGGTCTGCACAGGCTGCAAGGACGTCAGCGGTCATACCTGAGCCGGTATCAAGAACTTCCAGCGCAACCACGGCTCCGTCATCACGGCTCGAGACATTCACTACAATCTCTCCGCCGTCAGACAACGCATGCAGGGCATTATCCCACAGAGCGTCCAATGCCAGCCCCAGCAATTGGCTGTCACCAGGCACTTGCAGGAGAGCGTGATGCCCAGACTGGCAGGAGCTTTGGGCGGCGACGTCTTCTCCCGACGTATCTCCCACAATCAAGGAAACCCTCACACGTTCCGGCAGGGTGTCCCTTCGTTCATCCAGCCATACCTGCACAGTCTGCACCAAATAGAGCGGCACCAGTCTGCATTCGACCCGTCCTGCCATGATCCGAGCAGTGCGGATGGCAGCCTCGGCATGCTCGCATCCGCGAAGAATATTCTGCAAAGCGCGGGATTGCATGGGGGAATCGTCCGCAGCCAGGGAAGCCGCTATCTCGGCAAATCCCTGAATGGATGCGAGGGTGTTGTTGAATTCGTGTGTCAACCCGCGGGCAAACCGCAGCATATCTGCCCGCAGTTGCCGGGGCGGTTCAGCCTGCTCAAGCATGACTATCCCTCCTTTTCCGTCACCGGACGAAAGAGGCGGAAGGGGAAAAAAGGATGCCCGCACAGCACAGCCACGGACAGTTCCGGCCATGCCATTCCATGGCTTCCCACTCTCCACAGCTGTTTGCAGAGGACTACCTTCCGTGAGGGTCAAACAATGCGTCTGAGCAGTCCCGCCCGCTCCATAAGAGTCTTGCTGCAAGGTGCGAAGCAATTCGCAGAACCGTGCATCAGCGCGCAGTATGGAGCCGGAGCAATCCACCTCGGCTACCCCCTTGCGGCAGGCGGATCCGTCGTCACATGTATTCAACGAATATGTCCTCCATATCTACAGTTAGGCAACAGGACGGTTCATGGCACAGCAGCCTGCATCTTCATAGTTGTATTGACCACCATGCACCACACTGTATGTGCAGGAAATGGCAGTTGCGGGGCCTCATTTTTTCCTGGTCCGCATGGCAGCAAGACCCGACCGGATTCGTTTAGCCTTGGCAGGGCCAATGCCGGGCAGCGCTGCAAGTTCCGCTTCCGAGGCATCGGCCATTTCACGTATCGATGAAAAATGCTCCCACAGAACTTTGGCCAGCGAAGGGCCTATGCCCTCTATGCGTTGCAGTTCTCCGGCCAGAGCTGTTCCTGCGCGGGCCTTTCTGTGCCGCCGGATGGAATAGTCGTGCACGGAATCACGGATCAGCTGCAAAAACAGCAGTTCCGGCGAACCGGCCTTCATGGCAACAGGATTCACCCTGCCCGGAAGAAAAATGGAATCCGCCACGCCGCCCTTGCGCCTGTCTGCACGGGTCCCTTCTTCCACACGCGCCTTGGCGATGGACGCCACGGCAAAAAGATCGGCGCTTCCCTGCTCTTCCAGCACGGACATGACCGCACCAAGCTGACCGCGCCCGCCATCCACAAGGAGCAGGTCCGGCCAGGGCGGACCGGATTCAAGCCGTCGCTTCATCCACGCGGCAAGCACTCCATAGTCATCACCACCGGCGTCCTCGTCCGCAAAGGCATAGGTCCGGTACTGATCTTTGGCAGCCTTGCCACCTTCGAAGACAACCACGCCCACCCGCGTATCCTTGCCCCCGGTATGCGACACATCCACAGCCTCTATGCGATGAGGCGGTTCGGCCATGCCCAGCTTTGCCGCAAGGATGTCTTCCACACTGCGGGAAGCAGAGGACCTGACTTCTTCGGCCGCGTTGGTCTGGGCCATGGTTACAAGACGGTTCTCTGCCTCGTTCCGGGGCGGCCCTATGCGGACAATTCCCCCACGCAATTCTCCCAGCGCTTCTGCCAGCGCGGCAAGGGGGTTATCTTCTTCCGCTATGTCCTCCGCTCCGACGAATTCAGAACTAACACCTGCTGCAAGACCGGCAGGGAGAATTGGGGCGTCGGTTCTGTCATTTTCCGGGTCTGCGGGTACCCCTGCCCCTATTCCGGCAAGGGGGCTTTCTGTTGCAGATGCACCGACATACTGTGATTCCACATTCGTGGCTACCTGTTCGGGAGACACAACACCATGGCCTTCATCATCATGGGCATCAAGAGCCCACGGGATGACAATACGCTGCGGTACCACACTCTGCGGCCCGTAATACTGCCCCAGAAAGCTGAGAACCATCTCCGGCGCCTCTTCCAGCCCGAGACCATTCCAGAAGAAGTTGCGGCCGTCGAGCAGCACGCCACCACGGACAAACAGAATGCCAAGCGCCAGCCCCTTGGAGGTTTCCGCCACACCGAGCACGTCCATATCCCGTTCGGTTCCGAGCACTGCAGCCTGTTTTTCCACGGTGCGCCGTATGGAGGCAACCTGATCCCGCAGCTCTGCGGCCTTCTCGAACTCCAACGCTTCGGAGGCATCCAGCATCTGCTGCTGCAAAAGTTCAAGCAGTTCAGAGGACCGCCCGTTCAAAAGCAGTTCCACCTTTCCCACCATGGCCCTGTATTGCACATTATCCACCGGAAGGCAGCAAGGGCCGAGACATTGCCCCATATGATGGTAGAGGCAGGGGCGCACCCTGTTCTTGAATGCCGTATCGGAACAGCGCCGAAGCAGGAACGCACGCTGAATGGCCTTCCATGTATCACGGGCAGCCTGAGCCGAGGTATACGGCCCGAAATAGGCTGAACCATCGCGCACAACCTTGCGGGTCAGGGTTAATCGCGGCCATTCGTGGCGCTTGCTGAGTTTGAAGAGAATGTACTGCTTATCGTCGCGCAGCACGATGTTGTAACGGGGGCGATGCTTCTTGATCAGGCTCGCTTCCAGCAACAGGGCTTCTTTTTCCGATGTGGTGGAAAGCGTATCAACACTCGCCGCCATGCGGACCATGGCCCGTGTCTTCGGCGTGAGCGCCTTGTCAGGTCGGAAATAGGAGGCAAGCCGCTTTCGCAGAACCTTGGCCTTGCCTACATATATTATACGTCCGTCCCCGTCCTTGAACAGGTAGACGCCAGGGGTAAGCGGTATTGTGTGCAGTGCAGGTGATTCCATATCCCGTTTTCTGCCAAGTTCCCCCGAACTCGTCAAATGGAGGCAGAGATAAACCATCTTGCGCGTGTCATTATTATGACACATCAAACACTATTTCAGGTATAATTTTTTGCACAACATTACTCTCTAGACATTTAATACCAGCTAATCGTCTAATTTTAATTACTAATTTTAAATTTAAATCATCCAAGAATAATTTTTTGTACCGTTTAAAAAATTTGACCTTTTTTCTTGCCATGCCATGCGGGGTGGAGTAAAAGACTCCTAACTAACTATGGTCATTTGCGTCAGGAACGACCAAAGCAAAAGAAAGAAGGAATAGACAAATGAAAAGAGTTATCACTCTGATGCTCGCACTTGCCATGGTATTCGGCGCTGTTGCCACCAGCTCCGCTACCGATTTCAAGGCAAAGGGCACCTTCCAGATGGGTTACGAATGGACCGACAACGCCAACTTCAACGATTCTGAAGCTGACGGCCAGTCCGAAGACGATTTCGTTGCAGCACAGCGTTTCCGCACCCAGATCGACATGGTTGCCAGCGAAAACCTTTCCGGTGTTGTATTCTTCGAAATCAACAACGTTTGGGGCCGCGGCTCCAACACCGCTGGTAGAACCACCGGTGGCCAGATCGGCACTGACGGCGTGAACGTTCAGACCCGTCGTGCTTACATCGACTGGACTGTTCCGAACACCGCTCTTGACATCCGCATGGGTCTCCAGGGTCTGGCCCTGCCCGGCGCTGTTGCCGGTTCCCCCATCCTGGATAACGACGTAGCCGCTGTTGTTGCTTCCTACAAGTTCAACGACATGTTCTCCATGACCGGTTTCTGGGCACGCCCCTACGACACCTCTGCGAACAACGAAGACACCGCAAACGCTCAGGACGAAATGGATATGTTCGGCCTGATCGGTGGCATCAAGCTGGACGGCATGGAGTTCACTCCCTATGCTGTGTACAGCGCCATCGGCAAGGACGTTGCTGACGTTGACTTCCAGTCCCTCTCCGGCGTAGCCGGCGTTGCTGCTGATGACAATGCCCGCGCTTACTGGCTGGGCATGGGCTACAGCCTCGACATGTTCGACCCCATCGTATTCTCCATGGACGCAGTGTACGGCGCAGTTGACGCTGGCGATGCAAAGACCGGCGACGAAGACGCTCTGGACCGTTCCGGCTGGACCATCATCGGCAAGCTGTCCTACAAGATGGACATGGTTACCCCCGGCGTTATCGGCTGGTACGCTTCCGGTGAAGACGACGATCTGGACAACGGTTCCGAACGTATGCCTTTCATCGACGGCGCCTTCGGCCCCACCTCCTTCGGCTTTGACGGCGCAGCTGTTGGCTTCGCCACCTACGACGTGCTCGGCACCTCTAACGTAGGTACCTGGGCCGCTGGTCTGCTGCTCGAAGACATCAAGGTTATCGACAGCCTGACCTCTCAGATCCGCGTTGTATACGTACAGGGTACCAACGACGCTGACATCCTCAAGGTTGCTTCCATTGACCCCGTTGGCGAAGTTTCCGGTGACGGCTACTTCCTGACCGACGAAGACAGCGCTTGGGAAATCAACTTCGACCACAAGTACGACATCTATGAGAACCTGGCTCTCTTCGTAGAAATGGGTTACATCAACCTGGACCTCGACGAAGACACCTGGGGCCTCACCG carries:
- the gatC gene encoding Asp-tRNA(Asn)/Glu-tRNA(Gln) amidotransferase subunit GatC, whose product is MKISPERVAEIAKLARLELDEDKLSLFAGQFESILNYMETLNELDTSDVEPLYSPVMHSTVLRDDVAAKTAERDAVLSNAPQTDGQFFVVPKIV
- the gatA gene encoding Asp-tRNA(Asn)/Glu-tRNA(Gln) amidotransferase subunit GatA, with protein sequence MSDLYTKSLSEIRTRLLAREVSAEEAVSSCLARIDATEPKIQALLNLQREEALATAKAMDAAGPDADKPLWGVPVTVKDVLCTKDVTTTCGSKILGNFKPFYDAYAVRKLKEAGAVIIGKTNMDEFAMGSSTENSAFHPTRNPWDLSRVPGGSSGGSAASVAASQAFGSLGTDTGGSIRQPASLCGCVGMKPTYGRVSRYGMVAYGSSLDQIGPMTRTVEDNARMLQVIAGHDPKDSTCSERAVPDYLAALGRDSLKGVRIGLPAEFWGKGLDPEVEAACASALNQLKDLGAEPVEVSLPHSPYAIAVYYIVAMAEASSNLARFDGVRYGYRDADADELLDIYVKSRSKGFGDEVQRRIMLGTYVLSSGYYDAYYRKAAQVRRRIREDYEKALSQCDVLCGPASPVSAWKVGELTDDPLKMYLMDIYTISLNLAGLPGLSLPVGLGKDSGMPLGLQLLGKAFDEATIYSVAHALEKVTPSIGTPAGL
- the mnmA gene encoding tRNA 2-thiouridine(34) synthase MnmA, producing MTIAVAISGGTDSMFALLSLKEQGHNVIALHAHFLPRSEEREQALAAMCEQLDVPFHAVDLHDEFERCVVLPFLDEYAKARTPNPCALCNARMKFGALWREAEKLGATHIATGHYAVLHEHPAYGRILSRGQDATKDQSYFLSLVSPAALARAVFPLGTWTKEAVKANLAQRGLIPPYPSESQEICFVPDDDYRAFLRSRPVALHGKGPMVTTDGERVGTHEGLWQYTEGQRKGLGIAWKAPLYVVGKNARTNTLVVGEKETLASAGCAVTDLNLLVPYEKWPSELLVRIRYRQQPLPATVTMQTGPESVRTMTVHFDTPRTPPAAGQICCVYDTEQNVLAGGIIDRAL
- a CDS encoding response regulator, encoding MGGTFNIALAPNRVVVMEDDALVRELLQVVLKKGGYQVVLAGNGIEGMQAMRNHGADLVITDLFMPEQDGLQTIMQLRKEFPAVRIVAMTSGAAYLSLSNARETATLLGADGFLEKPLNQTMLLDMMEDLLGTPRTA
- a CDS encoding phage regulatory CII family protein is translated as MLNDLSRIVHHVVLNSHVPAKALAKEVGKSYSTLLREVNPYDTGAKLGVETLMEIMRQTGNVDPLIYMARQFGYDLVPAPGSAGFRRRENMETAPQEQAAVGA
- a CDS encoding sigma-54-dependent transcriptional regulator, with amino-acid sequence MARILIIEDDALFREMLLSAMQLDGHEAQGAGSMAHGRDALERQRFDLVLLDVGLPDGNGLRFIPEISAAEGAPEIIIITGDGHADGAELAITSGALDYISKPTSLASVREAVQRALAYRKGACQLTEPERFGIVGNSVSMQRCFRLLSEAASSEAPVLITGETGTGKELFARAVHRNSQRVAGPFIAVDCGAIAKTLTESELFGHARGAFTGADRPRDGLVMQAHGGTLFLDEVGELAMPQQRAFLRVLEEQRFRPVGGGREVHSDFRLVAATNRVLPAMVHKGTFREDLLFRLQAMHIHLPPLRERMDDLSELVRHFADKACQRYGFPRKQLNNAFLGELLAYPWPGNVRELLHVTDQSVIRGRFSPELLPEHLPSSVRVAVARSRVAGGPDESVKRWSEKYYQLGEESPFRDVHDAPDAVSLPCGVPNEGETLGEWKAFRDQVLDAAERTYLLRLLGQTGGDVSRASRIAGVSRQRLYTMLRKHGISRTWRMDSENV
- a CDS encoding sensor histidine kinase, whose translation is MLEQAEPPRQLRADMLRFARGLTHEFNNTLASIQGFAEIAASLAADDSPMQSRALQNILRGCEHAEAAIRTARIMAGRVECRLVPLYLVQTVQVWLDERRDTLPERVRVSLIVGDTSGEDVAAQSSCQSGHHALLQVPGDSQLLGLALDALWDNALHALSDGGEIVVNVSSRDDGAVVALEVLDTGSGMTADVLAACADPYFTTRESEGAKGLGLSLARGIAWLHNGNFFVESSPEKGTMVRLLLPRSDRTAGSEIATYRVDAGIR
- the uvrC gene encoding excinuclease ABC subunit UvrC, producing the protein MESPALHTIPLTPGVYLFKDGDGRIIYVGKAKVLRKRLASYFRPDKALTPKTRAMVRMAASVDTLSTTSEKEALLLEASLIKKHRPRYNIVLRDDKQYILFKLSKRHEWPRLTLTRKVVRDGSAYFGPYTSAQAARDTWKAIQRAFLLRRCSDTAFKNRVRPCLYHHMGQCLGPCCLPVDNVQYRAMVGKVELLLNGRSSELLELLQQQMLDASEALEFEKAAELRDQVASIRRTVEKQAAVLGTERDMDVLGVAETSKGLALGILFVRGGVLLDGRNFFWNGLGLEEAPEMVLSFLGQYYGPQSVVPQRIVIPWALDAHDDEGHGVVSPEQVATNVESQYVGASATESPLAGIGAGVPADPENDRTDAPILPAGLAAGVSSEFVGAEDIAEEDNPLAALAEALGELRGGIVRIGPPRNEAENRLVTMAQTNAAEEVRSSASRSVEDILAAKLGMAEPPHRIEAVDVSHTGGKDTRVGVVVFEGGKAAKDQYRTYAFADEDAGGDDYGVLAAWMKRRLESGPPWPDLLLVDGGRGQLGAVMSVLEEQGSADLFAVASIAKARVEEGTRADRRKGGVADSIFLPGRVNPVAMKAGSPELLFLQLIRDSVHDYSIRRHRKARAGTALAGELQRIEGIGPSLAKVLWEHFSSIREMADASEAELAALPGIGPAKAKRIRSGLAAMRTRKK
- a CDS encoding outer membrane homotrimeric porin, with the protein product MKRVITLMLALAMVFGAVATSSATDFKAKGTFQMGYEWTDNANFNDSEADGQSEDDFVAAQRFRTQIDMVASENLSGVVFFEINNVWGRGSNTAGRTTGGQIGTDGVNVQTRRAYIDWTVPNTALDIRMGLQGLALPGAVAGSPILDNDVAAVVASYKFNDMFSMTGFWARPYDTSANNEDTANAQDEMDMFGLIGGIKLDGMEFTPYAVYSAIGKDVADVDFQSLSGVAGVAADDNARAYWLGMGYSLDMFDPIVFSMDAVYGAVDAGDAKTGDEDALDRSGWTIIGKLSYKMDMVTPGVIGWYASGEDDDLDNGSERMPFIDGAFGPTSFGFDGAAVGFATYDVLGTSNVGTWAAGLLLEDIKVIDSLTSQIRVVYVQGTNDADILKVASIDPVGEVSGDGYFLTDEDSAWEINFDHKYDIYENLALFVEMGYINLDLDEDTWGLTGNQKYDEDAYKLGFYFQYTF